DNA sequence from the Hemitrygon akajei chromosome 8, sHemAka1.3, whole genome shotgun sequence genome:
cagcattgtgcataTGTTACTCCGAGTTTGATCCTGACCTGGACTGTTCTCGGTGTCAGGTCTATTCATCTGTCCCTCTGACTTGGCGATTTCTATTAGAAATTCTAATTTCCACAAAGTCGTACAGTTTTGTTAATTGGCTACTGGAAAGCGTCAGAAAGGTTGACAGGTGGCAGAATCCCTGTAGAGGGGGAAAATAATAGGCATGGGAGACAGAATAAGTTATATTTTGGTGGGAACAAGGCTGATGAGAATGCTGTGGGATATGGCCCAGCATTACCtcagtggactgaatggcctcctaCTTTGTCATCGGGTAATTTGAGAAAAGTGAAGTGACAGAATTTTGAACGAGTTGGGATTTGGAGAAATGTTTAAAGGAGTAACTTTCAGTTTCTTCTCCAAAGCACTTAATACGTTATCTCTTGGAAATCCAGTCAAATCTGGTTTTGCAGTCATTTCAGTCAGGTTGTCCTGTGGCTGTATGGTTTTAACTTCAACACTAATATTCTTAAATTAATGAAAGTCACATATATTTTTGTAACAGTGATCATGTGAGCTATTAACCTCTCTGCAATATATATTTAGGCTCAATAGGTCGAATTTTTAAATCATTTACCGTGCCTCAAAGATAAAACTTCAAATACAGCTGCTGAAGTTGGTAGTTACTTTTTGGCCTTATAGTGCTAGGAAATTTGCTGtggatgtgatgcaccatcaataactctcggagacgggaggtgaacgataggcttttattagcagcaaaagggacacAGCATCTCGGAAACTGAGGGAGGAGACAagggtctgtgagaggagccacaggagcagtcagcagaggggcgtgtccagacaggtatacatagtttaccacaggatGACAAGCTGAGTGTGCAACAACATTCATGTATCCGGGACAACCTCGTAGAATCCGCTGTCCACCTTTGCACCCATTCCCTCTTGTCTGGGGACTGCATGCCCGCCGGATCGACCCCTGAAACCGAGATGATCACCCAAACCTCTGACCGGGAAACGGTGGGAAGACCCTTGACTCTCCCCACCCGTGTAGCTACAGCCGTCCCCTTGCGCAACAATGAGCTAACGTTTTCCGCTAAATAAATATTAACTTTTTTTGTACGGAGTCTTACAGCATTAACGTTTATTTTCCAGACAAGTAGGGTAATAGCAGAAGAGCTGTCGGCGTCGGGCTGTCCAAAGTTGTTTGGAGCAGGTGGAACTATAGAACCGCTTCCGTGTTTCCCGCCGGAGCCGACCGAGAGGGAACGAGTTCTTCGCCTCTGCGTTGTCGGGTCTGAGCCGGAGGGTGACGGGGTCAGGGTTGGGCGTGCGGGACCGAGAGCGAAGGGCCGGGGCTTGGTGTGTGGGACCGAGAGCGACAGGGGCCGGGCTGAACCGAGTCGCGAGTTCCCAGGGTAGGAGCCAAACCTCGGGCAAGAGAGGCGGTGGTTACCGTCCTCCCGTGAGGAGTCTGTTGACCGAGGGCGGATTCTGACCCTCAGCCAAAATGTCCATCTTCACTCCCACCAACCAAATCCGGTTGACCAACGTAGCGATTGTCCGCATGAAGAGAGCGGGGAAACGCTTTGAAATCGCCTGCTACAAGAACAAAGTGATAAGCTGGAGGAATGGAGCGTGAGTATCCCGTCCATGCACCCAGCACACAGTTTGTTACTTCTGTTGATCTAATATATCTCcatttgtttgtatttttatgtAATTTGGTATTGTCGTGGACTAGGATTTTTTTTTGAGGTAGTATGTATTTATAATAAAGGGGCTTCTGTTCGTTAAACATCCGAAGAGCTATGTGGTGGCTTCCATCTCAAAGTTCATCGTGTGTCATAATACTCACTTAAACCTTGATGCTATTCCCACAGATGTGCTGAACTTCGAACTTAACTTCCGAACCCATCATTGACTGATACCTGAGTTTGGGTGCCGACCCTCCCATTCAATTTTGTCATCCTTGCAGCTCTCCTCCTCTCACACGAAGAGAGTGTCCATTCTTAATTATTCGTGTCTCCTGATCCCGTTGACCAAGAGCTTAAAAAAAATTAGGACTCATTAAAGAGGGAACATAAGGACTGGATCACATGCTTAGGACTCTTTTTTAGACATTTTATCTGACATATATATTCACTTACTATTTACATTACTATTTTCTTTTATCTAAGAATATATGCATTAATATACTAGTGTGCTTAATCTTACTACAAATAGATTATAATTCTGGAAATAAATAGAGCTATAGGGGCTTTCTCCaaaaagtcaagtcaaatcaagtcacttttattgtcatttcgactataactgctggtacagtgcatagtaaaaatgagacaatgtttttcaggaccatggtgttacatgacacagtacaaaaactagactgaactacgttttaaaaaaaacacagagaaagctacactagactacataaagtgcaccaaaacagtacaggcattacaataaataataaacaggacaatagggcaaggtgtcagtccaggcttcgggtattgaggagtctgatagcttgggggaagaaactgttatatagtttggccgtgagagcccgaatgttttggagccttttcccagatggcaagagggagaagaaattgtatgaggggtgcattgggtccttcataatgctgtttcctttgcggatgcagcgtgtagtgtaaatgtccgtgatggtgggaagagagacccgatgatcttctcagctgacctcaaaCGTCAAAGGTCAAACATCTAGGATGGTGTGAttgctaatttaaaaaaaaattttgttCTGATATAATTACATTGAAACAAACATAGTTTATATTTCAGTTTACAGCGTCACAGTTTTACATGAAATCATTGACTATCATAGAAATTAAACGTGTAATTGTGGAACTGTAGATTGGGTTGCTAAGATCATGCAATATAATGAAAAGAATTTTCACTCCTTTACAAAATTAACATTTGTAAGAAAATATTAGTCTCTGTGACAGTGCAGTATCAACCAAATGAGAATTTTAAGTCAGTTCTTGTTTTGTTACaatatggcaacaatgaatagaattgagacaggtttttttttataaacaaataaaacatttattaaacactgctcaataaaaatgaaaagtaaacaaacgactaacttaaccagaagttaactgctatatggcaactcgaacagtttttaaagctataaatgcgaacacagttcttaaaagtggttaATGtggaagtccaaatgatttacacagacAATTAGGAAAGACTTTCCttaagtaacgaattcctcgacgacgtaaCGTTACTGCTGGtcccagccaaaatatgccttgccctAAGGATTTACAATGAAGGAAATTAAAACAGCTTAAAGAAACTGACCTTCCCTTGACGAATAACACTGTGCCCAGCCCTTACTGCTTTCACAATGCAGAGGCTATCTTGGATGCAGGTTGCAACCTCCTTGAAcaaggattcaataaggtcgatcctgtagtaAACtaccgacgacaccaacttttctcgatccTTTGGGTTTCCGTACCTCGGTAAATCTTCACTCTTCAATCCttaaactttaaaattaaatcaaagatacatcaaacataactggcagtggttttcaaaactgccggcacaacgacaATGTACCTTACAGTGGGAatcaaaactccactttaaaacaaaactgcgtcatgaaaccaaatacgcagcataatgAAATAACGGACGACTTAAATGATGTCCCAGCAAAAACTCTTGCGTCATAGCAGGCTttccccgttttatacctgttgaaaacaggccatcacgtgacctcacactggcgggaaaattacatcgtGAACTCACGCTGGCGGAAaaatacatcactccaccatcacaagaccattacatcacgctcaccagatactcaattacatcatggtgtTGTGACAGTCACAACATACCCACGTGGTATGTAACAGTTTACTAGAAGTTTGATTCCAATTGGATCACATCCAGAGAAAGCATCTGGATTTCATTCTGGGTCCTAGGAAACgagagaatgcagtgacacaAACTTTTAGATAACATGATCTACTGGATAGTTAAGTGAAGTATGGGTTTATAAAGAGAGACTTGAGTGGTTTtgttctgtatgcttttatgaaCAGCTCTTTATCTCAACCCATCTTGTATTTTCAgcgaaaaggatcttgatgaagTTCTTCAGACACACACCGTGTTTACAAATGTATCCAAAGGACAAGTGGCAAAAAAAGAGGATTGTGTAGCAGCATTTCAGACAGATAATATGACAGACATATGTAAACAGGTGTGTTTTGACAAAATTTGCAGAAGAAATAAGTTGTGTTGAAAGCTATTGCCTGATTGAAAATTGTTATTTTCTAAGTTCGCTTTAATGTCACAGTGACAGTAGGTTGATATATTTTGGAAGTGTATTCCAATAACTTGAATAAATATTGTATCTGGGTTGCCCAGACTCTATCTGTCCCTGAAGTGCTTCTAACCAACAATGtttaaaatatataataaatagttATCATGAGAAACTCTGATGAGAATCAATATTAATCTCTCCAAATAACTTACAATTGTGTAATTATAATAGTTACTCCTTAATACTTTGAGTTCAATTTTAAGTACAAATAAGGATCTTTATCTTTCAGATTCTGGCAAAGGGTGAATTGCAGGTGTCTGACAAGGAGCGGCATGCGCAGCTTGAGCAGATGTTCCGAGACATAGCGACCATAGTAGCAGAGAAATGTGTCAACCCCGAAACAAAGAGACCTTACACCGTGAACCTAATAGAGCGTGCTATGAAGGACATCCACTACTCTGTGAAGGTCAACAAGAGTACAAAGCAGCAGGTAGACTAGTACAAAACACTAAATGGTGCAGTTTTTACTTGGATTTGCAGGGGTATTTAAGTCAGAGTGCATGTTCTGATGTTCACAGTAACAAGAACAAGACTTCCAAACGATTCTTTTGTTGACAAAACAATTTCATCTGTGTAGAGAACACCAGATGTGACAATAAGATGTTTATTTTACTGGATTATACAGGTTTCTTTATGTTTGTAATTTTTGTTTAAGCTTGCAATATTTCTACGTTGGCTGGTTCAGCTTTTGAAGTAAGATGAGAGTAGTCATTTATTTAGGGTTTTTTTGTTGTTAATTCATGTTTTTGTGCAGATCCAAGCATCGAGCtgtccagcttctcaacaaaactcactcaggtgttAAGCCCTAGCTGTCTCTGCACAATATCAACAGGTTACTTGAAAACTAGTGCGACTTCGTTTTCAGTAACTTGTTGATTCAGAAGTGTGGAGAGGGCACCGCCTGACCTAATTTCTAGGTTGATGTGTACTTTATTTCAAAATCATAGGCTAATACATTATGGCCCATTTTTGTAGACGGTTAACTATACACTGAGATGACTTTTCTTATTACCCTAAAATGGACAGCAGTGGTTTGTGATCAGTAAGAAAAGTGAAGCATCTTGTGGAATTTCTTCACAGTAAGGATGATTCCCAAGGCTTCCTTCTTGACTTGTCCACATTTCCTTCCTGCTGAGGTCAGTGATCTTGCTGCATGCATGTCAGTTTTTTTTGGAACATTCGAGGAATATATGGGATTAGACAGCTCCCACCCCATAGTTGAACACATTCTTCTTGATGACAGTTGACAACCCTGGGTTTTCTTATGTGGCAATGTTTTTTTATCTTTCTATTTTATATGCGCGTGTATGTTTCTGTACTTTGGCCCCTGAGGAAACCTGTCTCGTTCAattgtatccatgtatggtttgaataacaattaaacttgatttaatTTGATTTGAAATGTGTCAAAAGAAGGTTTgataatagacagtaggtgcaggagtaggccattcagcccttctagccagcaccgccattcactgtgatcatggctgatcatacacaatcagtaccccgttcctgccctctccccatatcccttgaccccgctatctataagagctctatctaactctctcttgattgcatccagagacttggcctccactgccttctggggcagggcattccacatatccaccactctctgggtgaaaaagtttttctgcatctctgttctaaatggcctaccccttattcttaaactgtggcctctagttctggactcacccatcagcgggaacatgcttcctgcctccagcgtgtctaatcccttaataatcttatatgtttcaatcggatcccctctcatccttccaaattccagtgtatacaagcccagtcgctccaatctttcaacatatgacagtcccgccattccgggaactaaccttgtgaacctacgctgcactccctcaatagcaagaatgtccttcctcaaatttggagaccaaaactgcacacaatactccaggtggggtctcaccagggccctgtatagctgcagaaggacctctttactccaacactcaattcctcttgttataaaggccagcatgccattagctttcttcactgcctgctgtacctgcatgcttgctttcattgactgttgtacaagaacacctagatctcgttgtacttccccttttcctaacttgactccatttagatagtaatctgccttcctgttcttgccaccaaagtggataagctcacatttatccacattaaactgcatctgccatacatttgcccactcacccaacctgtccaagtcaccctgcattcttataacatcctcctgacatttcacactgccgcccagctttgtgtcatcggcttCTTGGACTAGCTCCACATGGCACCCTTGTTGAATAGGGCATTGAGTACTGCAGGAAGAGATACTGAATAATGACTGATCATGCCTAAAATTGATCGTAAAGTGCTGACATTCTGATGGTGGAGCATCTTTAAGATAGTAGTAATGTTTTTGGGAGCAAGGCAGTGACAGAATCCCAGATACTTGATTGAAGAC
Encoded proteins:
- the sbds gene encoding ribosome maturation protein SBDS, whose translation is MSIFTPTNQIRLTNVAIVRMKRAGKRFEIACYKNKVISWRNGAEKDLDEVLQTHTVFTNVSKGQVAKKEDCVAAFQTDNMTDICKQILAKGELQVSDKERHAQLEQMFRDIATIVAEKCVNPETKRPYTVNLIERAMKDIHYSVKVNKSTKQQALEVIRLLKDSMQIERAHMRLRLRIPVKDGKRLKEKLKPLIKMMESEEFAEDLDVVCLIDPGCFREIDELIRQETKGKASLEVLSLKEVEEGDEKLE